In Flavobacterium luteolum, the DNA window ATATTATCTAAATAGATAACATTACCTCCAAATCCTCCAAATTCTTGAAATCCTATATTAGATATTTCTGTAGGGCTTCCGACTGCAGTATATGGTATTTCAAAATAAGTCCATGAGCTTTTGATTTCAATTATTTCAGTATTAGCTTCAACATTAACATCATTAGCAAAAAACTTCACTTTTCCTGCTTTTTCACCTTTAATCCAAAATCGTATAGCCTTAAATTTATCTGTATCATGATAAGACCAGTTATTAATTCCGATTACATAACCATCCCATTCTCCCGACTTCCATTGAATACATTTTAATCCTTGCTTAACATCCTTAGTATAAGCCTTATCAAGCTCGTTGTTATCATCCCATAAATCTTCCCAACCCCAAATGTTTGTGGAGGCATCATCATAAATTCCCGAACCTATTGTTTCTGGAGCTACTGTTGTTCCAGATACATTTGTTACAGATAAACTTTTCAAGTAACTTCCCTCAGGAACTTTAACCTGAATCTCTGTCAATGTAGAAGATATTGGCTCAACTTGGATGTCTCCAAAATTAACTACAGGACGCAAGAAATATTCACCTGTAATGGTAATGATATCTCCTGGATTTGGATTA includes these proteins:
- a CDS encoding IPT/TIG domain-containing protein, whose protein sequence is MKNIKNSMLLKLYFLASISIFLFASCSNDDSASSSGKLEVTGISRSVVDDPLVEGDRKVDVPTDVINAGNYYIIRGSGFSTLQSISFNGLESYFNPTFVTDNAIVVLVDSKTPYYNEMDEMKIVTGKGTLSYKVAIRPPSPNITGFPVNPNPGDIITITGEYFLRPVVNFGDIQVEPISSTLTEIQVKVPEGSYLKSLSVTNVSGTTVAPETIGSGIYDDASTNIWGWEDLWDDNNELDKAYTKDVKQGLKCIQWKSGEWDGYVIGINNWSYHDTDKFKAIRFWIKGEKAGKVKFFANDVNVEANTEIIEIKSSWTYFEIPYTAVGSPTEISNIGFQEFGGFGGNVIYLDNIGFVLK